Sequence from the Corallococcus sp. EGB genome:
GGACGTCTGGTTGGAGCCGGACGGGGACGAGGTGGTGGTGACGCGGCTGCGGCCCAGCGTGCTGCCGCTCCTGCGCTACCGGCCCGGAGACACCGGCACCGTGCGGCGCGACGCGTGCGCCTGCGGCTTCCACGGCTGGACGCTGACGGGGTTCGGTGGACGCGGGGCCTGCGCGTTCCATACGCCCTCGGGGCGCGCGGTGGACGCGTGGTCGCTGGCCTGGGTGTTCAAGCATCATCCGCTGCGCGCGTTCCGGCTGACGCAGGTGACGCGCGAGCGCTTCACGCTGGAGCTGTCAGGCGCGCCCCCGGACGGCGTGGCGGCGCTGTGCGAGCGGCTCACCGCGGCGCTGCGCAACCTGGGGTGGGAAGCGCCCGTGGTGGAGGCCGCTCCCGTGGCGGGGGGGCTGGCACCGGCCGCCAAGCCGCTCCCCTTCCGCTGCGAGCTGGCGCCTCCTGGATGAGCCGGGCCTCCGCCCGGCCGTTTGCCCTGGATTCCCGCGCCCCGCGTGAAGATTCTCCCTGGGGAAGTGCACCCGCACGGAGGTCACATGGAGACTCGGAAGCTGGGCAGGCAGGGCCTCACCGTTTCGGCGCTGGGCCTGGGCTGCATGGGCATGTCGGACTTCTACGCGGGCCGTGACGACGCGGAGTCGGAGGCCACGCTGCTCCATGCGCTGGAGCGGGGCATCACCTTCTTCGACACGGCGGACGCCTACGGCCCCGGCCGCAACGAGGAGCTGGTGGGCCGCGTGCTGGGCCCCCACCGCCAGCGCATCGTCCTGGCCACGAAGTTCGGCCTCGTGCGCGACCCGGCCAATCCCCAGTCGCGCGGCGTCAACGGCCGGCCTGAGTACGTGAAGCAGGCGTGCGACGCGAGCCTGAAGCGCCTGGGAATGGACGTCATCGACCTGTACTACCTGCACCGGGTGGATCCGAAGACGCCCATCGAGGACACGGTGGGCGCGATGGCGGACCTGGTGAAGGCCGGCAAGGTGCGCTTCCTGGGGCTGTCGGAGGTGAACTCGGAGACGCTGCGCCGCGCGTGCGCCGTGCACCCCATCACCGCGCTCCAGTCGGAGTACTCGCTGTGGAGCCGCGATCCGGAGGACGGCGTGCTCCAGACGTGCCGCGAGCTGGGCGTGGGCTTCGTGCCCTACAGCCCGCTGGGCCGCGGCTTCCTCACCGGCCAGTTCAAGCGCTTCGAGGACCTGCCGGAGGACGACTACCGCCGCCACTCGCCCCGCTTCCAGGGGGAGAACTTCCAGCGCAACCTGAAGCTGGTGGAGCACATCGACCGGCTCGCGACGCAGAAGGGGTGCACGCCCGCGCAGCTCGCGCTCGCCTGGGTGCTGTCGCGCGGCGAGGACGTGGTCCCCATCCCCGGCACCAAGCGCCGCAAGTACCTGGACGACAACCTGGGCGCGCTGAACGTGAAGCTCACGCAGAAGGACCTGGCGGACATCGAAGCCATCGCGCCACCGGGCGTGGCCGCGGGCGAGCGCTACCCCACCGCCATGCAGGGCTTCGTCCAGGCAGACAAGCAGAAGGAGGCACGCTGACGGAGGCCCCGCAGGCCCATCCGCCCCGCGCATCCATGAATGCCCCCATCCCATCCGCCCCGCCGCATCCTCCGGCGCCGCCTTCTCCCGGGCCTCCGGACACGCCTCGGGTGCTCCGGAAGGAGGAGGGCCCCGCATGGGTGCGCTACGCGCTGGCCGTGGTGAGCGTGGGGGTGGCCTTCGTCGTCCAGAGGGCCCTGTGGCCCTTCATGGTGAACACCCCGTACCTGGCCTTCTTCGCCGCCGTCGTGTTCTCCAGCTGGCGGGGAGGCTGGGGACCGGGGCTCGTGACCACCGGGCTGTCGCTGCTCCTGGTGCAGTACTTCTTCCTGCAACCCCTGGATGAATGGCGGCTGGCGCCGGGCACCCTCGTCCCGCTGCTCTTCTTCCTCGCGCTGTGCCTGTTCGCGATGACGCTGAACGCGCGCCTGCGCAGGGCGAACGCGGAGCGAGCGGACCTGCTGGAGCGTGAGCGCGCCTCCCGCGCCGCCGCCGAGTACGAACGCGCGCGCCTGCATGAGCTGTTCATGCACGCCCCCGCGCACCTGGCCATCTTCCGCGGCCCCCAGCACGTCTTCGAGCTGTCCAACCCCCTCAACTCCGCGCTGCTGGGCAATCCGGAGCGGATCCTGGGCCTGCCCGCGCGCGAGGTGGGTCCGAGGGAGGAAGCGGAGCAGGTGGCTCGCATCCTCGACCAGGTCTACACGACGGGAGAGGC
This genomic interval carries:
- a CDS encoding aldo/keto reductase; amino-acid sequence: METRKLGRQGLTVSALGLGCMGMSDFYAGRDDAESEATLLHALERGITFFDTADAYGPGRNEELVGRVLGPHRQRIVLATKFGLVRDPANPQSRGVNGRPEYVKQACDASLKRLGMDVIDLYYLHRVDPKTPIEDTVGAMADLVKAGKVRFLGLSEVNSETLRRACAVHPITALQSEYSLWSRDPEDGVLQTCRELGVGFVPYSPLGRGFLTGQFKRFEDLPEDDYRRHSPRFQGENFQRNLKLVEHIDRLATQKGCTPAQLALAWVLSRGEDVVPIPGTKRRKYLDDNLGALNVKLTQKDLADIEAIAPPGVAAGERYPTAMQGFVQADKQKEAR